A genomic stretch from Xiphophorus maculatus strain JP 163 A chromosome 16, X_maculatus-5.0-male, whole genome shotgun sequence includes:
- the mfsd6l gene encoding major facilitator superfamily domain-containing protein 6-like encodes MRRNTQIDIKRALVLTATFRFLCCCSKACLLPFLTLYFRQLGLSPSMTGIVMATKHSITLVWSPAAGLLSKRYNKRRVVINCSLVFSAAAVVMLLLLPSVGTPGAQSSTCNTSDLSSGSGQSQLNVTPSIRSQTLSTHTNLLIATSPNSSISEWKLGPVTTPPNHNHTEHSEVSVSQGNSSEVPIISQTVASVEHSTTLVNAARNKRSVITSDPFEDQQKGSSGFLASLKEMDIQNQLFYLMLIIVLVWEFASAPLEWTADDGLYEYLDYADASDRHSSADVWGLFGAVCGVGGAGLVVAQLSCHVAATHASRSAVHFYSYAGLAVLALPVGVYLPLYLNRKRDRANGLLKGVQLVHGSPHALLCAFTIVLVGVVNSAVENFLLWQMEDHGSTELHMGLCLALSLLSQAVFPLLAGRVSKLLSPGRVLVVGAASLGLQCFYYSFLWGPWAAFPAQVLGTLSSGGVWWAVRIQCEDVATPGAERSVRRVYGSLCLHLGSGLGSFAGGFVAQRLGVTWLFRGVSIGIMAWCACLPLLQWKAPRQRRINYSRLLAADASEASDSESEPERDWLDKAMEDDRGNNNYERRIRH; translated from the coding sequence ATGAGACGGAACACACAGATCGACATCAAGCGCGCCCTCGTTCTGACGGCCACCTTCaggttcctctgctgctgctctaaAGCCTGTCTGCTCCCCTTCCTCACCCTGTACTTCCGCCAACTGGGCCTGTCTCCATCCATGACTGGCATCGTCATGGCCACCAAGCACTCCATAACCCTGGTATGGAGTCCAGCAGCCGGACTCCTCTCCAAACGCTACAACAAGAGACGGGTGGTGATAAACTGCTCACTCGTGTTTTCTGCTGCGGCCGTTGtgatgctgctgctcctcccGTCTGTAGGGACGCCTGGCGCACAGAGCAGCACCTGTAACACCTCTGACCTGAGTTCTGGTTCAGGCCAAAGTCAGTTGAATGTTACCCCTAGTATTAGGAGTCAGACGTTGTCAACACATACAAATTTACTCATTGCGACGTCGCCTAATAGCTCTATCAGTGAGTGGAAACTTGGTCCTGTAACAACTCCGCCTAATCACAATCATACAGAACACTCTGAAGTTTCTGTATCACAAGGAAACTCATCTGAGGTGCCAATCATCAGTCAGACAGTAGCGAGCGTTGAGCATTCCACCACCTTAGTGAATGCAGCAAGGAATAAGAGGTCTGTGATCACATCGGACCCCTTTGAGGACCAACAGAAGGGCAGTTCGGGATTTCTCGCGAGCCTTAAGGAGATGGACATTCAGAACCAGCTCTTCTACTTGATGCTCATCATCGTGTTGGTGTGGGAGTTTGCGTCAGCTCCTCTCGAGTGGACAGCCGACGACGGGCTTTACGAGTATCTGGACTACGCGGACGCCTCAGACCGCCATAGCAGCGCCGATGTATGGGGTCTGTTCGGGGCGGTATGCGGGGTCGGGGGAGCCGGGCTTGTGGTCGCCCAGCTCAGTTGTCATGTAGCAGCCACTCACGCTTCCAGAAGTGCGGTGCATTTTTATTCCTACGCGGGCCTGGCGGTTCTAGCCCTGCCCGTAGGCGTCTACCTCCCTCTGTACCTGAACAGAAAGCGAGACAGGGCCAATGGGCTCCTTAAGGGTGTGCAGCTGGTTCACGGCTCCCCCCACGCTCTACTCTGCGCCTTCACCATCGTCCTGGTCGGGGTGGTGAATTCGGCTGTGGAGAACTTCCTGCTTTGGCAGATGGAGGATCACGGGAGCACTGAGCTGCACATGGGACTATGCCTCGCTCTTTCTTTGCTCTCACAGGCAGTCTTCCCCCTCCTGGCTGGCAGAGTATCCAAACTCCTAAGCCCAGGGAGGGTTCTCGTCGTTGGGGCCGCCAGTCTCGGGTTGCAGTGCTTCTACTACTCCTTCCTCTGGGGACCCTGGGCGGCCTTTCCTGCACAGGTGCTGGGTACCTTGAGCAGCGGCGGCGTCTGGTGGGCTGTGAGGATCCAATGCGAGGACGTCGCAACACCAGGGGCCGAAAGAAGTGTCAGGAGGGTCTACGGTTCCCTGTGTCTGCACCTTGGGAGTGGACTCGGGAGTTTTGCCGGCGGGTTTGTGGCACAGAGACTTGGGGTGACATGGTTGTTCAGAGGGGTTTCCATAGGAATTATGGCGTGGTGTGCGTGTCTTCCTCTTCTGCAGTGGAAAGCCCCACGCCAGCGTAGGATTAACTACTCGCGCCTTTTGGCAGCCGACGCAAGCGAGGCCAGTGACTCCGAATCTGAGCCAGAGAGAGACTGGCTGGATAAGGCCATGGAGGACGACCGAGGCAATAACAACTACGAAAGGCGAATCAGACACTAA